In one Streptomyces sp. NBC_00597 genomic region, the following are encoded:
- the cobN gene encoding cobaltochelatase subunit CobN yields MILLLSTSDTDLLSARAAADGPVPYRFANPSRLPLDDLPGLLDGVDLVVVRLLGGLRAWQDGLDLLLAPEQTRPVVVLTGEQAPDAQLMEASTVPIGIAAEAHGYLAHGGPANLDQLARFLSDTVLLTGHGFEPPAAAPTWGPLERTPVRPYGPRIAVLYYRAHQMSGNTAFVHALCDAIVETGGTPVPLYVSSLRTPEPELIAELESADAIVTTVLAAGGTKPATASAGGDDESWDAGALAALGVPILQALCLTGSRSAWEESDEGLSPLDAATQVAVPEFDGRLITVPFSFKELDEDGLPAYVADPERAARVAGIAVRHARLRHIERRDKKIALVLSAYPTKHSRIGNAVGLDTPASAVELLRTLIAGGYDFGPVEDVPGLVSGDGDELIRALIEAGGHDQDWLTEEQLARNPVRIPAADYKRWFAELPAELRESVEEHWGEAPGNMFVDRSANPDGDIVLAALRRGNLLILIQPPRGFGENPIAIYHDPDLPPSHHYLAAYRWIQARAEDGGFGADAMIHLGKHGNLEWLPGKNAGLSAACAPDAALGDLPLIYPFLVNDPGEGTQAKRRVHATLVDHLVPPMARAESYGDIARLEQHLDEYAQISAMDPAKLPAIRAQIWTLIQAAKLDHDLGLEERPDDDGFDDFLLHVDGWLCEVKDAQIRDGLHVLGGAPTGGARVNLVLAILRARQIWGGTTALPGLREALGLDESAATRTTADQAEETARALVQAMEDANWAPEAVASVAGRYSADVAAVLDFAVREVVPRLAGTTDEIAHVVSALDGAFVPAGPSGSPLRGLVNVLPTGRNFYSVDPKAVPSRLAWETGQALAESLLNRYRTDNGEWPASVGLSLWGTSAMRTSGDDVAEALSLLGIRPVWDEASRRVTGLEPIPLDELGRPRIDVTLRISGFFRDAFPHVIGLLDDAVRLAASLDEPAAQNFVRAHAQADLAEHGDERRATTRIFGSRPGTYGAGILQLIDSRDWRTDADLAEVYTVWGGYAYGRGLEGRAAREEMETAYKRITVAAKNTDTREHDIADSDDYFQYHGGMVATVRALRGTAPEAYIGDSTRPETVKTRTLVEETSRVFRARVVNPKWIEAMRRHGYKGAFELAATVDYLFGYDATTGVVADWMYDKLTQTYVLDPENRAFLEEANPWALHGIAERLLEAESRGMWEKPDPQVLEALRQVYLDTEGNLEGEAE; encoded by the coding sequence ATGATCCTGCTGCTGTCGACGTCCGACACCGATCTGCTCAGCGCCCGCGCCGCCGCGGACGGCCCCGTGCCGTACCGGTTCGCGAACCCCTCCCGCCTTCCCCTCGACGACCTCCCCGGGCTGCTCGACGGCGTCGACCTGGTCGTCGTACGCCTCCTCGGCGGCCTGCGCGCCTGGCAGGACGGGCTCGACCTGCTCCTGGCTCCCGAACAGACCCGTCCGGTGGTCGTCCTCACCGGCGAACAGGCCCCGGACGCACAGCTGATGGAGGCCTCCACGGTCCCGATCGGCATCGCCGCCGAGGCACACGGCTACCTCGCCCACGGTGGTCCCGCCAACCTGGACCAGCTGGCCCGGTTCCTCTCCGACACCGTGCTGCTGACCGGCCACGGCTTCGAGCCGCCCGCCGCCGCGCCGACCTGGGGCCCGCTGGAGCGCACCCCCGTGCGCCCGTACGGCCCGCGGATCGCCGTGCTGTACTACCGCGCCCACCAGATGAGCGGCAACACCGCCTTCGTGCACGCCCTGTGCGACGCGATCGTGGAGACCGGCGGCACGCCCGTCCCGCTGTACGTTTCCTCCTTGCGCACGCCGGAGCCGGAGCTGATCGCCGAGCTGGAGTCGGCGGACGCCATCGTCACGACGGTGCTCGCGGCCGGCGGCACCAAGCCCGCCACCGCCTCGGCCGGCGGTGACGACGAGTCCTGGGACGCGGGCGCGCTGGCCGCGCTCGGGGTGCCGATCCTCCAGGCCCTGTGCCTGACCGGCTCGCGCAGCGCCTGGGAGGAGAGCGACGAGGGCCTGTCCCCGCTCGACGCCGCGACGCAGGTCGCCGTACCGGAGTTCGACGGCCGTCTGATCACCGTCCCGTTCTCCTTCAAGGAGCTCGACGAGGACGGCCTGCCCGCGTACGTGGCCGACCCCGAGCGCGCCGCCCGCGTCGCCGGCATCGCCGTGCGGCACGCCCGGCTGCGGCACATCGAGCGCCGCGACAAGAAGATCGCCCTCGTCCTGTCCGCGTACCCCACCAAGCACTCCCGCATCGGCAACGCGGTCGGCCTCGACACCCCGGCCAGCGCCGTGGAGCTGCTGCGCACGCTCATCGCGGGCGGCTACGACTTCGGCCCGGTAGAGGACGTCCCGGGCCTGGTGTCCGGCGACGGCGACGAGCTGATCCGCGCCCTGATCGAGGCCGGCGGCCACGACCAGGACTGGCTGACCGAGGAGCAGCTGGCCCGCAACCCGGTCCGGATCCCGGCCGCCGACTACAAGCGCTGGTTCGCGGAGCTCCCGGCCGAGCTGCGCGAAAGCGTCGAGGAGCACTGGGGCGAGGCCCCGGGCAACATGTTCGTGGACCGTTCGGCCAACCCGGACGGCGACATCGTCCTGGCGGCGCTGCGCCGCGGGAACCTGCTCATCCTGATCCAGCCGCCGCGCGGATTCGGCGAGAACCCGATCGCGATCTACCACGACCCGGACCTGCCGCCCTCGCACCACTACCTGGCGGCGTACCGCTGGATCCAAGCCCGCGCCGAGGACGGCGGTTTCGGCGCCGACGCGATGATCCACCTGGGCAAGCACGGCAACCTGGAGTGGCTGCCGGGCAAGAACGCCGGCCTGTCGGCGGCCTGCGCGCCGGACGCCGCGCTCGGCGACCTGCCGCTGATCTACCCGTTCCTGGTCAACGACCCGGGCGAGGGCACGCAGGCCAAGCGCCGCGTGCACGCCACCCTGGTCGACCACCTGGTGCCGCCGATGGCGCGCGCGGAGTCGTACGGCGACATCGCTCGCCTGGAGCAGCACCTGGACGAGTACGCGCAGATCTCCGCGATGGACCCGGCGAAGCTGCCGGCCATCCGCGCCCAGATCTGGACGCTGATCCAGGCCGCGAAGCTGGACCACGACCTGGGGTTGGAGGAGCGTCCGGACGACGACGGCTTCGACGACTTCCTGCTGCACGTCGACGGCTGGCTGTGCGAGGTCAAGGACGCCCAGATCCGCGACGGCCTGCACGTCCTGGGCGGCGCCCCGACCGGCGGGGCCCGGGTCAACCTGGTCCTCGCGATCCTGCGCGCCCGCCAGATCTGGGGCGGTACGACGGCCCTGCCCGGCCTGCGCGAGGCGCTCGGCCTGGACGAGTCCGCGGCCACCCGTACGACCGCCGACCAGGCGGAGGAGACGGCCCGCGCGCTGGTACAGGCGATGGAGGACGCGAACTGGGCCCCGGAGGCGGTGGCTTCGGTCGCCGGCAGGTACTCGGCGGACGTGGCGGCCGTACTGGACTTCGCGGTCCGCGAGGTCGTCCCGCGGCTGGCCGGCACAACCGACGAGATCGCCCACGTGGTGAGCGCCCTCGACGGCGCCTTCGTCCCGGCGGGCCCGTCCGGGTCGCCGCTGCGCGGCCTGGTGAACGTGCTCCCGACCGGCCGGAACTTCTACTCGGTGGACCCGAAGGCCGTCCCCTCCCGCCTCGCGTGGGAGACCGGTCAGGCGCTCGCCGAGTCCCTGCTGAACCGCTACCGCACGGACAACGGCGAGTGGCCGGCCTCGGTCGGCCTGTCCCTGTGGGGCACCAGCGCGATGCGCACCTCCGGCGACGACGTCGCCGAGGCGCTGTCGCTGCTCGGCATCCGCCCCGTCTGGGACGAGGCCTCGCGTCGCGTCACCGGTCTGGAGCCGATCCCGCTCGACGAGCTGGGCCGCCCGCGCATCGACGTCACGCTGCGCATCTCGGGCTTCTTCCGGGACGCGTTCCCGCACGTCATCGGCCTGCTGGACGACGCCGTACGGCTCGCCGCCTCGCTCGACGAGCCGGCCGCGCAGAACTTCGTCCGGGCCCACGCCCAGGCGGACCTGGCCGAGCACGGCGACGAGCGCCGCGCGACGACCCGTATCTTCGGCTCGCGCCCGGGCACGTACGGCGCCGGCATCCTCCAGCTGATCGACTCCCGAGACTGGCGTACGGACGCCGACCTCGCGGAGGTCTACACGGTGTGGGGCGGGTACGCGTACGGCCGCGGTCTGGAGGGCCGGGCGGCGCGCGAGGAGATGGAGACCGCGTACAAGCGGATCACGGTGGCCGCGAAGAACACGGACACCCGCGAGCACGACATCGCCGACTCGGACGACTACTTCCAGTACCACGGCGGCATGGTGGCCACGGTCCGCGCACTGCGGGGCACGGCCCCGGAGGCGTACATCGGCGACTCCACCCGCCCGGAGACGGTCAAGACCCGCACCCTGGTGGAGGAGACCTCCCGCGTCTTCCGCGCCCGCGTGGTCAACCCCAAGTGGATCGAGGCGATGCGCCGCCACGGCTACAAGGGCGCCTTCGAGCTGGCGGCGACGGTCGACTACCTCTTCGGCTACGACGCCACGACGGGCGTGGTGGCGGACTGGATGTACGACAAGCTGACGCAGACGTACGTCTTGGACCCCGAGAACCGCGCCTTCCTGGAGGAAGCCAACCCCTGGGCCCTGCACGGCATCGCGGAGCGGCTGCTGGAGGCCGAGTCGCGCGGCATGTGGGAGAAGCCGGACCCGCAGGTCCTCGAAGCCCTGCGCCAGGTGTACCTGGACACCGAGGGCAATCTGGAGGGCGAGGCGGAGTAG